A region of the Candidatus Methylomirabilis oxygeniifera genome:
CCGTTCCCGCTGGAGAGTATGCGCAGATGGTCCTGACGAGTCTTGGGTTGTGGGATTCGTTGCAGCCGAAGCTGATCTTCACGGAGAATGTTCGTCAGGCCCTGGCCTACGTCGTGCGAGGCGAGGTAGAGGCTGCCCTCGTCTATGCGACCGATGCGCAACGCGCCGGCGAATCGGTCCGGGTCATTGCCGTTGCGCCGGAAGGAAGTGCTCCATTGGCGCGCTATCCGATTGCTGTTATCAAAACCTCGCAGCAGCCCACTGTGGCGCGAGCCTTTGTAGACTTGGCGCTGAGCGAAGGCGGACAACAGATTCTGAAGGCTCACGGATTCCTACCACCGCCGAACAGCCGAACGCATTCCTGGAGGCGCGAGACCGACATTGTACAGAAGTAGATAGTGACAGTTATGCTTCAGATTCCGCTGGCGCCTCTGCTCCTATCGATGAAGATTGCCGGTCTTGCGACGGTAGCCGCGCTGATTCTCGGCACGCCGATCGCCTGGCTGTTGGCGCGAGGCCGCTTTCCAGGCAGGGCAGTCCTGGAGGCGATCGTTATGATTCCACTCATCTTGCCGCCTACCGTCACGGGCTATTACCTGTTGCTGCTGATTGGCCGACAAGGGTTGCTGGGACGTCTCATGGGGCAGTGGCTGAACATCGGTATCATGTTCACGTGGAAAGCTGCTGTTCTCGCCTCGACTATCGCCGCACTGCCGCTGTTCATTAAGGCTACCCAAGGGGCATTTGAAGGGATCGACCGCCGGATCGAAGATGCGGGCCGGACGTTCAAACCTGTCCTGATTGTGTTGTGCACGATCACCCTGCCGCTGGCGTGGCGGGGTATTCTGGCCGGCTCGATCCTGGCGTTTGCTCGAGCCATGGGGGAGTTTGGCATTACGCTGATGATCGCCGGGAGCATCCCGGGACGGACCCAGACACTTGCTCTCGCGATTTATGATGCGGTTCAGGCGAATCAGCCCCAGGAGGCGAACGCCATGTCGATCCTGGCGACGGCGGCCGTCCTGCTGATTCTGGCGCTGGTCGGACGCATGACGAAGGTCAAATACTGATGCTCGATCTTGCGCTCGACAGGCGACTGCCGGGATTCCACCTCCGGACGCAACTTGTGATCGGCGACGGGATCACGGCATTGTATGGCCCGTCGGGATCGGGGAAGAGTCTGACGCTCCTGGCTATTGCCGGCCTGATCAGACCGACCTCCGGGACGATACGCATCAACGGTCGGAGTGTCTTCGATGCGAACGCCGGTATCGATCTGGCGCCGCATCTGCGACGCGTAGGTCTGGTCTTCCAGGAGTATGCCCTCTTTCCGCATAAGACGGTATCGGGGAATCTTTCGTTTGGGTTGCCTCGAGGGACGCCTAAGAGTAAAGCGGCCGACCGGGTCAACGAGACGCTGCATCTCCTGAGGCTGGATTCGTTTGCGCAGCATTATCCGTATCAGCTCTCAGGCGGACAGCGGCAGCGCGTGGCTCTTGGACGCGCCCTGATCGGTCGTCCTGAGATCCTGTTGCTGGACGAGCCGTTCTCTGCTCTTGATCCGGCTGTCCGCGAGATGCTCCGCCAGGAGTTGCTTCAGATGCTGGCCGATTACCAGGGTACGATCCTGCTTGTGACCCACGATCTGCAGGAGGCCTATCTTATGGCATCCACCATCGCGATCATCGATGGCGGCAAGGTGCTCCAGATGGGAACCCGGGAAGAGGTGCTCCATCAACCGCGGACCCGGCGCGTGGCCGAGCATACCAGCGCGAAGAATATCTTGCGTGGTATCGCCTGCCGCGACTCGGACAACACCTGGGATATTGTCTGGCGAGGGCATCATCTGCGGGTGGATGGCCCGGAGCCGTCGGCTGCTGGGGAGGTAGAATTCTGCATCCGACCGGAGGATGTACGGTTGGTATGGCCGGACAGGGTGGAACGGCGTGTCAACCTCCTGCGCGGCCGAATCGTCCATGAACTCGGGCGTGGTCTTGATTACCTGCTCTTTATCAGCCTCACCGATGGAGGTGATCCCGGCAAGTACGACCTGGAAATCCAGGTTCGAAGCCGACTGTACGACCTGATGACACTGTATGTGGGAAAAGAGGTATGGCTGTCATTACCGCCGGACCGTCTACGTCTGCTGGCTCCAGATGAATGACGGTTGACCGCAACTGCGTGGAGGATCGAGAATGGAGCTGATCTGGCAAGGCACCAAGCAGGCTGTCCTGCTGCTTCTTTACGGCGACCCGGAGGTGCTGCGGATCATGCTGCTGTCGCTGCAGATCTCCGGGATCGCGACCCTGCTCAGCCTGCTGATAGGCATTCCTATCGGCACCATCCTGGCCCTGAGCCGCTTCCCAGGGCGAGGCATCGCTATTAGCCTGGTCAATACCGGCATGGGCTTGCCGCCGGTCGTGGTCGGCCTCTTCGTGAGCATCTTTCTCTGGCGGAGTGGGCCGCTTGGCTTCCTGGAACTGCTCTACACACCCACCGCTATGATCCTTGCTCAACTGGTAATCGCCGCCCCGGTCGTGACCGGCCTCACGGTCGCCGCCATTCAGCAGTTGAATCCGCGACTACGTATGCAACTTATGGGGCTTGGCGCATCGAGACTTCAGGTTGTCTGTCTCCTCCTTAAAGAGGCGCGGCTGCCGCTCCTGGCGGCGCTGATGGCCGGCTTCGGTGCAGTCATCTCCGAGATTGGCGCTTCCATGATGGTAGGCGGCAACATCTCCCGGCAGACGCGGGTGCTCACCACCGCCACTGTCCTTGAAACCAGCAGAGGGAATTTCGACATGGCGATCGCGCTTTCTCTCCTGCTGATGCTTCTGACCTTTGGCGTCAACGTGACCCTCACCTGGATCCAGCAACGGGGGC
Encoded here:
- the modB gene encoding Molybdenum ABC transporter (permease protein) (Evidence 2a : Function of homologous gene experimentally demonstrated in an other organism; Product type t : transporter) — encoded protein: MLQIPLAPLLLSMKIAGLATVAALILGTPIAWLLARGRFPGRAVLEAIVMIPLILPPTVTGYYLLLLIGRQGLLGRLMGQWLNIGIMFTWKAAVLASTIAALPLFIKATQGAFEGIDRRIEDAGRTFKPVLIVLCTITLPLAWRGILAGSILAFARAMGEFGITLMIAGSIPGRTQTLALAIYDAVQANQPQEANAMSILATAAVLLILALVGRMTKVKY
- a CDS encoding Molybdenum ABC transporter ATP-binding protein, which gives rise to MLDLALDRRLPGFHLRTQLVIGDGITALYGPSGSGKSLTLLAIAGLIRPTSGTIRINGRSVFDANAGIDLAPHLRRVGLVFQEYALFPHKTVSGNLSFGLPRGTPKSKAADRVNETLHLLRLDSFAQHYPYQLSGGQRQRVALGRALIGRPEILLLDEPFSALDPAVREMLRQELLQMLADYQGTILLVTHDLQEAYLMASTIAIIDGGKVLQMGTREEVLHQPRTRRVAEHTSAKNILRGIACRDSDNTWDIVWRGHHLRVDGPEPSAAGEVEFCIRPEDVRLVWPDRVERRVNLLRGRIVHELGRGLDYLLFISLTDGGDPGKYDLEIQVRSRLYDLMTLYVGKEVWLSLPPDRLRLLAPDE
- a CDS encoding ABC-type tungstate transport permease protein; translation: MELIWQGTKQAVLLLLYGDPEVLRIMLLSLQISGIATLLSLLIGIPIGTILALSRFPGRGIAISLVNTGMGLPPVVVGLFVSIFLWRSGPLGFLELLYTPTAMILAQLVIAAPVVTGLTVAAIQQLNPRLRMQLMGLGASRLQVVCLLLKEARLPLLAALMAGFGAVISEIGASMMVGGNISRQTRVLTTATVLETSRGNFDMAIALSLLLMLLTFGVNVTLTWIQQRGRTP